The Ornithinibacillus sp. 4-3 region AAAATAGTAATATAAGGTATAGCAAATGGAAATTGAAGTTTCAATAATACTTTACGATCTCTTTATCAAAGAAGTGGTGTAAAAGTATTTTAAGATTCAATTACTTTGCACGATATATGAATAAGGAGGTCATCCTAATGACAGGTAAAGTAAAATGGTTTAACGCAGAAAAAGGTTTTGGATTCATCGAGCGTGAAGACGGAGACGATGTATTCGTACATTTCTCAGCTATCCAATCTGAAGGTTTCAAAACTCTTGAAGAAGGTCAAGATGTTGAATTTGAAATCGTTGAAGGCGAGCGCGGCCCACAAGCTGCTAACGTAGTAGGTCTTTAATTTAAACTTTAAATGATAAAAGCTTATCTCATTTTGAGATAAGCTTTTTTTGTGTCTTTAGGAACATTAATTCTACATTAAATCTATCTATCAGAAGAAGTTGACGCTCACTTTAATTATTGATATTATATTAAGAAATATTCTAAATTGACTGTTAAATCTAATTGACTTTACTGATGAAGTGAAGCATAGCCTAGATAATATACCAGTTATATGGAAAGAATTTTTAGTGATTCTTTTATTTGGCGATTAGATTTTTAAATACAGTGTATAGGAATATTTTTTTTATTTCCAAAATGAAAGCGGTTACTAAAATAAGTTAATACATAGCGTAAAAAAGTTATTTGCCTCAATGAGAGCCTTAAAAAATTATATAGAGAAATCACAAAGGAGAGACATCTTATGCAAAGAAAGCTTTTTACAATATTATTATTGGCGCTATTACTGATAGTAGGATTAGCAGCTTGCGGAGGGGACAAAGAAACTGGTGGAGAAAATGAAAATTCAAAGGATGCCAACACGAAAGATACAGATGCAGAGGGAAATAATGATGAGTTTCAGGAATTGAAAATTGCCTACTCTGCTCAACCACATATGCTTGATCCTCATGTAACAACAAATATTGCAACATCAGATATTTCAAGGCACTTTTTTGAAACTTTATTGACGGTAGACTCAGAATTTAATGTACAGCCAATGCTGGCAGAGTCGTGGGAATTAAGTGATGACGGCAAAACATACACATTTAAATTACGACAAGGTGTAGAATTCCATAATGGAAAAGAATTAAAAGCAGAGGATGTAGTAGCCTCGCTAAATCGTTGGAAGGATTTATCTGGAGGACGTGGATTATTTCTAGATTCCACTTTTGTTGAAGTAGATGATTACACCGTAGAATTACAAATGCCTGAACCATTATCTATTGCACTTACAGGTCTATCCTATATGGGTGGAGGGTATGCGGCAATTATGCCAAAAGAGATTATCGAAGGTGCATCAGAGGATGGGGTAACAGAATATATTGGTACAGGTCCATATGAATTTGAAGAATGGCGACAAGATCAACATATATTATTAACAAAAAATGATAATTACCAATCTCGTGATGAAGAGCCGGATGGATTGTTTGGAAAAAGAGAGGCAATTATTGATGAAATCTACTTTATGTTTGTAACAGATTCTTCTACAAGGGTTGCCGGGATACAATCTGGAGAATATGATATTGCACACGCTGTACCTTTTGATAGTGCTGATCAATTAGAAGGAAGCCCAGGGCTAGAAAATCATATATATCCTACTGCATTTCTAATCGCACATTTTAATAAAAAGAATGGTGTGTTTACAGATCCAAAAGCTCGTGAGGCTGCTTTAGCCGTTGTCAATGCAGAAGATGTATTAAAAGCGGCATATTCTAATGATAAATACTATATGCTAAATCATAGTTTGATGATGCCACATCAACAGGATCAATGGTATAGTGACGTCGGTGAAGAGTTATATAATCAAAATGATTTGGAAAAAGCAAAGGCACTATTAGAGGAATCTAATTATAATGGCGAAGAAGTAAGGATTATCGCCACAAGAGACTATGAAGACCAGTATTTAGGTGGAGTAGTGCTTCAGGAACAATTAGAAAGTATGGGAATGAATGTAACATTAGAAATCTATGATTGGCCAACACTTTCAGATTTAATTTATGAAGAAGATGCATATGATATCTTTATGATGGGTAACACACCTGTCTCTGAACCAACATCAAGTGTATTCTTACGTCCAGACTATGCCGGTTTTATTGACGACCCTAAGATAGTAGAACTTGTTGATGAATTTAGAAGTAAGCCAACAGCAGAAGAGGCTAAGCCAATTTTTGATGAATTACAAGCATGGTTCTATGAATATATTCCTGCGATACGTTTCGGGGATTTCAACCGTGTAGCTACCACTAAAGATACAATTGATAAATTCCAATATTTAGATGGATTCTATTTCTGGAATATGTCTATTGATAATGAATAGTCATTTTTTAAGAAGATCATTTGGCAATTCAACTACATCATTTTTTTAGTTAATCTAACTAGCTTTTTACGTATGTTAGAACTTCCACTCAATAAAATAATCTATCTGTCTGTAGCAGGGAATGAACACTGTCACAGATAGATAGATTTTCTTTCAAAACTTCTATGTTTTAACACATCTTATGAGTATACTCCAAAAGATTATCCATAAATCGATTCTCAACAATGACAAAACACCCAAGGAAAAGAAGGAAAACTACAAATATGTAAATGATGAAAGGTGAGGTTTGGGTGATGAAAAAATTAGTATCTCTTGTATTGTTCATTTTCTTAGGTTTTGTTTTAATTGCTTGTTCTAGCGATAGTAAAGGCGACGCGGAGCAAGAAGGAACAGAAGAACCTGGCGCAGAAGAGAAGGGAGAGGCAGAAAAGGATACGTTTCAAGAATTAAAAGTAGCTTACTCTGCACAGCCACATTTGCTCGATCCACATGTAACTACGAATATTGCTACATCAGATGTTTCAAGACACTTTTTTGAATCACTCTTAACAGTAGACTCGGAATATAACGTTCAGCCGATGTTAGCGGAATCATGGGAATTAAGTGAGGATGGAAAAACTTTTACTTTCCAGCTTAGGCAAGGTGTAACTTTTCATAATGGAAAAGAACTAAAAGCAGAAGATGTTGTTGCATCATTAAATCGTTGGAGTAGTTTAGCAGGAGGAAAAGGATTATTTGAGGATGCAGAATTTGTGGAGATCGATGATTATACATTAGAATTGCGCATGCCTGAACCATTATCGATTGCATTAACAGGTCTATCTTATTTAGGTGGAGGATTTGCAGCGATTATGCCAAAGGAAGTTATTGAAAATGCTTCCCCTGATGGAGTAACAGAATTTATTGGAACTGGCCCATATGAATTTAAGGAATGGAAACAGGATCAATATGTTTTATTAACGAAATATGAGGATTATGTTTCGCGTGAAGAAGAGCCAGATGGTTTATTTGGAAGACGTGAAGCTATCATTGATGAAATTCGTTTTATCTTTGTTGCTGATTCATCAACACGAGTTGCCGGAATTCAGTCAGGTGAATATGACTTAGCTCATGCTGTACCGTTTGACAATGCAGATCAACTAGAAAGTAACCCTGATCTGGTTAACTATGTGTATCCAACTGCATATTTAATTGCTCATTTTAATAAAAAGCAAGGGTTTTTTGCTGATAAAACGGCTCGTCAAGCTGCATTAGCAGCAATTCAAGCAGAGGATGTATTAAAAGCAGCATATTCGAGTGAAAAGTATTACATGCTAAACCATAGTTTGATGATGCCTCATCAGCAAGACCAGTGGTATAGTGACGCTGGTCAAGAACTCTATAACCAAGATGATCAGGAAAAAGCCAAGGCTTTATTAGAAGAAGCTGGTTATGACGGAGAAGAAATTAAAATTATTGCGACAAGAGATTATGAGGATCAATATTTAGGCGGAGTAGTACTCCAAGAACAACTACAAAACATTGGAATGAATGTAACACTAGAAGTCTATGATTGGCCAACACTTTCAGATTTAATTTATGAAGAAGATGCATACGACATTTTTATGATGGGGAATATTCCATCATCAGAGCCTTCTTCTAGTGTAATGTTCCGAGCTGATTATGCAGGTTGGCCTGAGGATCCGAAATTAGAGGAGCTTATTCAGAAATTCAGAAGCATGCCGACAGAAGAAGAAGCAAAACCTGTATTTGACGAGTTGCAAGAATGGTTTTATGATTACGTTCCTAGTTTGAGATTTGGAGACTTCAATCGCGTTGCTACAGCACATAAATCTGTTGGTAACTTCCAGTATCAAGACGGTTTCTTTTTCTGGAACATGACAAATAGTAAGGAATAAAAATTAGAAATGAAAATGATTTTGGTGTTACTAATTTCAGCTTCTATAGGCTAGAGATTAGTAATGCCTAGCTTCAAAATAAGTGCTTATTAATTTAACAGATATTGACATGCATTGGGACGACTCCCCGAAAAAAGCATTGTTCAAAATATAAAAAAATAGGGTGAGGTAAATTGTATAAAAAGGAAAAGTATATGAAGTATTTTATTGTTCTATTATTAGCGATCGTATTAATTGGTTGTAATTCAACATCTTCTTCAGATAATGATGAAGAAAATCAATCAAATGAAGAGGGCAATGCGAGTGTAGGAGGAGAAATTGTTGTCGCGTATTCTTCGCAGCCGCCAGTACTCGATTCTCATGTGAGCTCGGCAGATGCAATTGTAGATACGATGCGTCATGTATATGACACGTTAGTAACGATCGACTCAGAATATAATGTTCAACCATCTTTAGCAGACTCATGGGAAATAAGTGAAGATGGAAAAACATACACGTTTAAGCTACGAGAAGGTGTATTATTCCATAATGGTAAGGAATTTACTGCTGAAGATGCTGCTGCCTCTATGAATCGATGGAAGGAGTTACCTGGAAGTAGAGGGATTTTTAAAGATGCTACATTTGAGGCTGTAGATGATTATATATTAGAGCTACATTTACCGGAACCTTTATCCATTGCATTAACAGTTCTAGCATATTCTAATAGTGGATTTGCAATGATTATGCCAAAAGAGATTGCTGAAAATGCTTCTGCGGAAGGAGTAACAGAACATATTGGTACAGGACCATTTCGTTTTGAAGAATGGAAGCCAGATCAGTATTTACATTTGAAGCGTTTTGAAGATTATAAGCCAAGAGAAGAGCCTACAGATGGATTATCTGGAAAGAAAGAAGCATTAGTAGATGATTTACGTTTTGTTTTTGTAGCCGATTCATCGACACGTGAAGCTGGAATTCGTTCTGGAGAATATGATTTTTCACATGCGATTCCATTTGATAGTGCAGAGCAATTAGAATCTACTGGAGAAATCACGAACTACACGTACCCAGGAGCATATGTAAATCTTCATTTTAATAAAAAGCAAGGGATATTTACCGAGAAGGAAGCACGCCAAGGGGTTGCGGCAATTCTAGAGATGGATAGTATTTTAAGAGCTGGCTATGTAGATGAAAAGTATTATACGGTGAATCATAATATGATGATGACACATCAGGAAAGTCAATGGTATAGTGATGTCGGTAAAGAGAAGCATAACTTGAATGATCCGGTAAAAGGAATGGAATTATTGGAGCAGGCTGGATATAACGGTGAAGAGGTGACATTATTTACGACGAGAGATTATGAGGATCAATATCATAGTGCAGTCGTAATTCAAGAGCAGTTAGAACAAGCAGGTGTAAACGTAACTCTTGAAGTTTATGATTGGCCCACTTTACTAGATAAGATTTATGAAGAAGATGGTTATGATATGTTTGTGATGGCAAATACAGTAGTAGCAGAGCCTACATCAGGCCCTTACTTTAATCCAGAATATGCTGGTTGGCCAAATGATCCGGAAATGGAAAAAATAAAAGCAGAATTTAGAGGGAAGCATACGGAAGAAGAAGCAAAACCAGTGTATGATCAATTGCAAGAGTGGATGTGGGATTATACACCAGCAGTTAAGATAGGAGATTATGATCGTGTATCATCAGCACGTAATACGTTAGAGAACTTTCAATATTTAGATGGCATGATTTTCTGGAACGTTAAAAATAACAAGTAAATAAGGTAGCACCCACTGTTACATTGTAATGGTGGGTGTTTTTGAGAAAAAAGTAAACGAAATAGATGATGTATTATCATTATTTCACGAAGTTGACCTCATTGACTGGTAAGCGAATAGTTGCTATATTGAAAATAGTAAAATTTTCAAAATAACTGTAAAATCTATCTGACTTTATCGGCGAGATAAAGCAATACAATAGATTCTTAACCAGTTACATTGAAAAAGAAATTATGTGTTAATTTCTTTTCTTTATAATTGGTTTTTTTATGAAAACCTAAAAATAGAATAATAGTTTAATTATTTTTCTGATTGAAGTAAGCGATTTCATTGACAAGTGTAAGATGAATTAATAGATAAGAATGTAATTTGAGGAGGTTAAGAGATGACAGTTAATAATGAAAATACATTTACGATGGCTGATGCTATTGTAAAGGAATTGAAGCGTGAAGGTGTAGAAGTTGCATTCGGGATTGTTAGTATCCACAATATGCCAATTTATGATGCAATTTTACGTGATGGTAGTATCCATCTTGTAGGTGCTCGTGGTGAAAGCGGTGCAGTGAATATGGCTGATGGATACGCTCGAGCAACTGGGAAAATAGGTGTTGTGATTACAAGTACAGGTGCCGGAGCAGGAAATACTGCCGGTTCTCTAACAGAAGCATGGAACCGTGGTGTACCACTTCTACATTTATCTGGAGATGTTGCATTTCCACACCTAGGAACAGGAAAACGTTATATTCATGAATGTAAAGATCAGCTTCAGATGATGGAAGGAGCAAGCAAAAAAGCATATCATGTTAAAAATCCTGAGCAAATTTCTAGTTTAATGCGTCATGCAATTGCAGAAGCAAAAGCATTACCATCAGGACCAGTGACAATTAATATGCCAATTGACTTCCAATCGGTTATTGTACCTGATACAACATTTATTGATGCTACACCAGAAGTGTCTAAGGAAGCATTAAAGCCTGTACATATTCCGGAAGAAGTAGTGAGTGAAATTGCTGCTGCGAAACGTCCGACTATTTGGGCTGGTGGCGGTGTTTTAGAAGCTAATGCAATGGAAGAATTAACGCATTTTGCTGAAAAAATTGGAGCAGCAGTTATAAGTGGGCAATCTGGAAAGGGAGCGATTCGAGAGGATCATCCACAGTGGATTGGACACTTTGCAACAATGCCACCAACAAAAGAACTGTTCGAGAAATCAGATTTATTTATTAGTATTGGAACTAAATTACGTGGAAATGAGACAGGTAACTGGACATTACCATTATCTGAAAATCATATAAAGATTGACTTAGATATTAACGCATTTAATCTGAGCTATCCTGTAAAATATGGGATTGTTGGAGATGCGAAACAAGTATTAAAGCAATTAGTAGAAGAATTAGATAAGAAGGATGTTAAAGCAGACGCAGCTTATATAGAAGAGGTAGAGAATACTCGTAATAAGCTACGTGATAATTTACGAGCGGCTGTTCATCCTTACGATAAATTTGTTGATGTTATGCGTGAAAAAGCACCAGAGGATGCCATTTTTGTCCGTGATATTACAGTTCCTGCGTCATTATGGGGAAGTCGTTTATTTAATATTTACCAGCCAAACACGAATATTTACGCTTCAGGTGGAGGGATTGGTCAAGGTTTACCAACTGCCATTGGAGCACAGGTAGGGGCACGTGATAAAGTGGTTATGCTAATGGCTGGAGACGGCGGTTTCATGCTAAATGTTGGTGAATTAGCAACTGCTGCACAAGAAGAACTCCCGATGATTGTCCTTTTGTTTGACGATAAAGGATATGGAGTATTACGAGGAATTCAGGATGATGTTTATAATCGTCGTGTTGGTGTTGAGTTATTTACACCTGATTTCGTAACACTTGGAGAGTCCATGGGCTTTGAATCTGTACGTATTAAAGACGCGGAAGAATTTGCAGAGGAGCTAGAAAAAGCAATTGCTAGTAAGAAGCCTTCCATGATTGTCGTTGATATGAATGCTGTTGGTCCAATGGCAAGTCGTGGAGCTACAGCGCCTGATCTTGTAAATAATTATATTCCAAAAAAACGCTTTGAAGATTAAGCAAAATAACAGGATTCGGCTAGCTAACATGCTAGCCGGTCTATTATTTTGTCCTTATAAATTTTCAGAAAATATATTATCTAAGTACAGAAATATTAACTAACCCAATATTGACTTGCTATGAAAATTCAGTATTTTGATAATATAATAATAATTGATATAAGGAGGAATGAAAATTGCCAGAACAAAGAAAACGAATTGCAGATTATATTGACCAGCATAAAGATGAGTTAATAAGAGAAGTTCAAAATGCGGTGAGAATTAAAAGCTTAGTTGGAGAAGAGCAAGAAATGCAAGCGTTTATGAAGAAGAAGTTTGAAGAGATTGGTTTGAAGGTAGTTGAATCTCAGCCAAGCTACGAACAGGTTTCTAAGCATGAGGCATATTGTCATTCAGGTTTTCCTTTTGAAGGTAGAACAAATATTGTTGGAATTTATGAAGGTTCAGATGCTTATAAATCGTTAACTTTAGAAGGACATGTTGATGTTGTATCAGCCGAGCCAGAGGAAGTATGGTCCTATGATCCATGGGGTGCTGAGATTGTAGGGAATCGTATGTATGGTCGTGGTGCACTAGATATGAAGTCCGGATTGATGGCAAACTGGTTTGCTATGAAAGCACTGCTAGAACTAGGGTTAAAGCCAAAGGGTTCTGTTCAATTGCATAGTACGATTGAAGAAGAATCTGGAGGAGGAGCAGGAGCCCTAGCCTTGATGGAAGAAGGATTTTTAACAGACGGTTATTTGACAACAGAACCACATGCACTTCGTGTAACTGTATCACATTCTGGGGTGATGTATTTCCGTGTGAAGGTAGTTGGAAAAACAGCACATGCTGCACGTTCACAAGAGGGAATTAATGCAATTGGGAAAATGTATAAAATTTATCATGCATTAGAAGAGCTTGATCGAAAACGTGGAGAAGAAGTTATTTTTGAACTTATTCACAAAGCGTCTGACGGCCGTTCATGTAATTTAAACTTAGGAAGAATGGAAGCTGGGGACTGGGTATCTAGTGTAGCTGGCTGGGCAGTGTTAGAATGTCGTTTAGGATTCATTCCGGGTGAATCAAGAGAAGATATGAAGCGCCTGATTGATGAGACAATCGCTGATGCAATTAAAGGGGATGAATGGCTAGAGCAGTATCCGCCAGAAGTTGAGTGGTTTGGTTGGACAACAGAGGCATGGTATCAGGATCCAGATCATCCATATGTACAAGAATTTATTAAGAGTGCTAAAGAAACATTAGGTCGCGATGAAATAGAAATTATTGGTCGTACGGGTGGAAATGATGCACGCTTTACCCAATATTATAATCGTCCAGGAATTGGTTTTGGACCAGATGGAAAGTATTCTCACGGACCAGATGAATATGTGGAAATAGACACGATTATCGACACTGCTAAAGTGTTGGCAAATCATATTTTAGATTGGACATCAATTCCTAAAGCTTAGAGCACTACATTTTTCTAAGTTTAAAAATAACATTTGGAGTGGAGAGATATAATGGATCAATTAATATCTTATATTGATAACAAAGAAGAAGACTTCCTGCAATTGTTTAAACAAATGATTGAGCTAGAATCTCCAACATACAATAAAAGCAAAGTTGATCAGTTAGTTGATTTTATTGAGAACTTTCTGAAGGAGCAAGGTGTAGAAGTCCAGCGCATGAAGGATGACACATTTGGAGATCATCTTGTTGGTGAGTGGGGCGATGGCGAAGAGCAAATTATGTTCTTAGGCCATATTGATACGGTTTGGGAAGAAGGCACAATTAATCGCATGCCTTTTGCAGTAAATGGAGATCGAATTACTGGTCCTGGAACGTATGATATGAAAGGTGGAGTTTTCCAAGGGCTCTATGCCTTAAAAGTAATGAATGAATTAAAACTGAAGCCGAAATACAAAGTGGTTTTTGTTATTAATACAGATGAAGAAGTGGGAACACCTAACTCACGAAATATTATTGCTGAATACGCCAAAAAATGTAAATATGTTTTTTGCGCAGAGCCAGCAAATCTACCAAATGGCGCAGTAAAAACATTTCGTAAGGGTGTAGGAAGGTTCCAATTAGAAATTGAAGGTATTGCTTCTCATGCAGGAG contains the following coding sequences:
- a CDS encoding ABC transporter substrate-binding protein, with the translated sequence MYKKEKYMKYFIVLLLAIVLIGCNSTSSSDNDEENQSNEEGNASVGGEIVVAYSSQPPVLDSHVSSADAIVDTMRHVYDTLVTIDSEYNVQPSLADSWEISEDGKTYTFKLREGVLFHNGKEFTAEDAAASMNRWKELPGSRGIFKDATFEAVDDYILELHLPEPLSIALTVLAYSNSGFAMIMPKEIAENASAEGVTEHIGTGPFRFEEWKPDQYLHLKRFEDYKPREEPTDGLSGKKEALVDDLRFVFVADSSTREAGIRSGEYDFSHAIPFDSAEQLESTGEITNYTYPGAYVNLHFNKKQGIFTEKEARQGVAAILEMDSILRAGYVDEKYYTVNHNMMMTHQESQWYSDVGKEKHNLNDPVKGMELLEQAGYNGEEVTLFTTRDYEDQYHSAVVIQEQLEQAGVNVTLEVYDWPTLLDKIYEEDGYDMFVMANTVVAEPTSGPYFNPEYAGWPNDPEMEKIKAEFRGKHTEEEAKPVYDQLQEWMWDYTPAVKIGDYDRVSSARNTLENFQYLDGMIFWNVKNNK
- a CDS encoding M20 family metallopeptidase is translated as MDQLISYIDNKEEDFLQLFKQMIELESPTYNKSKVDQLVDFIENFLKEQGVEVQRMKDDTFGDHLVGEWGDGEEQIMFLGHIDTVWEEGTINRMPFAVNGDRITGPGTYDMKGGVFQGLYALKVMNELKLKPKYKVVFVINTDEEVGTPNSRNIIAEYAKKCKYVFCAEPANLPNGAVKTFRKGVGRFQLEIEGIASHAGADPYEGVSAIHEFAHQVVYLESLADRKEETTVNVGVVNGGTRSNVLAANLTAEIDIRVSKISEADRIVPLIKNLKPINPRAKVTIHGDLNRYPMERTPEITALYEKVKALAKEQGFDLPVTGSGGGSDANITAALGIPSVCGMGVVGSGAHSEDEHCLLSYIPQRIALLINVFSNV
- a CDS encoding cold shock domain-containing protein, yielding MTGKVKWFNAEKGFGFIEREDGDDVFVHFSAIQSEGFKTLEEGQDVEFEIVEGERGPQAANVVGL
- a CDS encoding thiamine pyrophosphate-binding protein, whose product is MTVNNENTFTMADAIVKELKREGVEVAFGIVSIHNMPIYDAILRDGSIHLVGARGESGAVNMADGYARATGKIGVVITSTGAGAGNTAGSLTEAWNRGVPLLHLSGDVAFPHLGTGKRYIHECKDQLQMMEGASKKAYHVKNPEQISSLMRHAIAEAKALPSGPVTINMPIDFQSVIVPDTTFIDATPEVSKEALKPVHIPEEVVSEIAAAKRPTIWAGGGVLEANAMEELTHFAEKIGAAVISGQSGKGAIREDHPQWIGHFATMPPTKELFEKSDLFISIGTKLRGNETGNWTLPLSENHIKIDLDINAFNLSYPVKYGIVGDAKQVLKQLVEELDKKDVKADAAYIEEVENTRNKLRDNLRAAVHPYDKFVDVMREKAPEDAIFVRDITVPASLWGSRLFNIYQPNTNIYASGGGIGQGLPTAIGAQVGARDKVVMLMAGDGGFMLNVGELATAAQEELPMIVLLFDDKGYGVLRGIQDDVYNRRVGVELFTPDFVTLGESMGFESVRIKDAEEFAEELEKAIASKKPSMIVVDMNAVGPMASRGATAPDLVNNYIPKKRFED
- a CDS encoding ABC transporter substrate-binding protein, whose translation is MKKLVSLVLFIFLGFVLIACSSDSKGDAEQEGTEEPGAEEKGEAEKDTFQELKVAYSAQPHLLDPHVTTNIATSDVSRHFFESLLTVDSEYNVQPMLAESWELSEDGKTFTFQLRQGVTFHNGKELKAEDVVASLNRWSSLAGGKGLFEDAEFVEIDDYTLELRMPEPLSIALTGLSYLGGGFAAIMPKEVIENASPDGVTEFIGTGPYEFKEWKQDQYVLLTKYEDYVSREEEPDGLFGRREAIIDEIRFIFVADSSTRVAGIQSGEYDLAHAVPFDNADQLESNPDLVNYVYPTAYLIAHFNKKQGFFADKTARQAALAAIQAEDVLKAAYSSEKYYMLNHSLMMPHQQDQWYSDAGQELYNQDDQEKAKALLEEAGYDGEEIKIIATRDYEDQYLGGVVLQEQLQNIGMNVTLEVYDWPTLSDLIYEEDAYDIFMMGNIPSSEPSSSVMFRADYAGWPEDPKLEELIQKFRSMPTEEEAKPVFDELQEWFYDYVPSLRFGDFNRVATAHKSVGNFQYQDGFFFWNMTNSKE
- a CDS encoding ABC transporter substrate-binding protein — translated: MQRKLFTILLLALLLIVGLAACGGDKETGGENENSKDANTKDTDAEGNNDEFQELKIAYSAQPHMLDPHVTTNIATSDISRHFFETLLTVDSEFNVQPMLAESWELSDDGKTYTFKLRQGVEFHNGKELKAEDVVASLNRWKDLSGGRGLFLDSTFVEVDDYTVELQMPEPLSIALTGLSYMGGGYAAIMPKEIIEGASEDGVTEYIGTGPYEFEEWRQDQHILLTKNDNYQSRDEEPDGLFGKREAIIDEIYFMFVTDSSTRVAGIQSGEYDIAHAVPFDSADQLEGSPGLENHIYPTAFLIAHFNKKNGVFTDPKAREAALAVVNAEDVLKAAYSNDKYYMLNHSLMMPHQQDQWYSDVGEELYNQNDLEKAKALLEESNYNGEEVRIIATRDYEDQYLGGVVLQEQLESMGMNVTLEIYDWPTLSDLIYEEDAYDIFMMGNTPVSEPTSSVFLRPDYAGFIDDPKIVELVDEFRSKPTAEEAKPIFDELQAWFYEYIPAIRFGDFNRVATTKDTIDKFQYLDGFYFWNMSIDNE
- a CDS encoding ArgE/DapE family deacylase → MPEQRKRIADYIDQHKDELIREVQNAVRIKSLVGEEQEMQAFMKKKFEEIGLKVVESQPSYEQVSKHEAYCHSGFPFEGRTNIVGIYEGSDAYKSLTLEGHVDVVSAEPEEVWSYDPWGAEIVGNRMYGRGALDMKSGLMANWFAMKALLELGLKPKGSVQLHSTIEEESGGGAGALALMEEGFLTDGYLTTEPHALRVTVSHSGVMYFRVKVVGKTAHAARSQEGINAIGKMYKIYHALEELDRKRGEEVIFELIHKASDGRSCNLNLGRMEAGDWVSSVAGWAVLECRLGFIPGESREDMKRLIDETIADAIKGDEWLEQYPPEVEWFGWTTEAWYQDPDHPYVQEFIKSAKETLGRDEIEIIGRTGGNDARFTQYYNRPGIGFGPDGKYSHGPDEYVEIDTIIDTAKVLANHILDWTSIPKA